A stretch of the Macaca mulatta isolate MMU2019108-1 chromosome 16, T2T-MMU8v2.0, whole genome shotgun sequence genome encodes the following:
- the HGS gene encoding hepatocyte growth factor-regulated tyrosine kinase substrate isoform X8 encodes MESVVKNCGQTVHDEVANKQTMEELKDLLKRQVEVNVRNKILYLIQAWAHAFRNEPKYKVVQDTYQIMKVEGHVFPEFKESDAMFAAERAPDWVDAEECHRCRVQFGVMTRKHHCRACGQIFCGKCSSKYSTIPKFGIEKEVRVCEPCYEQLNRKAEGKATSTTELPPEYLTSPLSQQSQLPPKRDETALQEEEELQLALALSQSEAEEKERLRQKSTYTSYPKAEPTPSASSAPPASSLYSSPVNSSAPLAEDIDPELARYLNRNYWEKKQEEARKSPTPSAPVPLTEPAAQPGEGHAAPATVVENPLPETDSQPIPPSGGPFSEPPFHNGESEESHEQFLKALQNAVTTFVNRMKSNHMRGRSITNDSAVLSLFQSINGMHPQLLELLNQLDERRLYYEGLQDKLAQIRDARGALSALREEHREKLRRAAEEAERQRQIQLAQKLEIMRQKKQEYLEVQRQLAIQRLQEQEKERQLRLEQQKQTVQMRAQMPAFPLPYAQLQAMPAAGGVLYQPSGPASFPSTFSPAGSVEGSPMHGVYMSQPAPAAGPYTSMPGTAADPSMVSAYMYPAGATGAQAAPQAQAGPTASPAYSSYQPTPTAGYQNVASQAPQSLPTISQPPQSSTMGYMGSQSVSMGYQPYNMQNLMTTLPSQDASLPPQQPYIAGQQPMYQQMASSGGPPQQQPPVAQQPQAQGPPAQGSEAQLISFD; translated from the exons ATGGAGTCTGTGGTGAAGAACTGTGGCCAGACAGTTCATGACGAGGTGGCCAACAAGCAGACCATGGAGGAGCTGAAGGACCTGCTGAAG AGACAAGTGGAGGTAAACGTCCGTAACAAGATCCTGTACCTGATCCAGGCCTGGGCGCATGCCTTCCGGAATGAGCCTAAGTACAAGGTGGTCCAGGACACCTACCAGATCATGAAGGTGGAGG GACACGTCTTCCCGGAATTCAAAGAGAGCGATGCCATGTTTGCTGCCGAGAGA GCTCCGGACTGGGTGGACGCTGAGGAATGCCACCGCTGCAGGGTGCAGTTCGGGGTGATGACCCGTAAG CACCACTGCCGGGCGTGTGGCCAGATCTTCTGTGGAAAGTGTTCCTCCAAGTACTCCACCATCCCCAAGTTCGGCATCGAGAAGGAGGTGCGCGTGTGTGAGCCCTGCTACGAGCAGCTGAACAG GAAAGCGGAAGGAAAGGCCACATCCACCACTGAGCTGCCCCCCGAGTACCTGACCAGCCCCCTGTCTCagcagtcccag CTGCCCCCCAAGAGGGATGAGACGGccctgcaggaggaggaggagctgcagCTGGCCCTGGCGCTGTCACAGTCGGaggcagaggagaaggagaggcTG AGACAGAAGTCCACGTACACTTCGTACCCCAAGGCAGAGCCCACGCCCTCGGCCTCCTCTGCGCCCCCCGCCAGCAGCCTGTACTCTTCACCTGTG AACTCGTCGGCGCCTCTGGCTGAGGACATCGACCCTGAG CTCGCGCGGTATCTCAACCGGAACTACTGGGAGAAGAAGCAGGAGGAGGCTCGTAAGAGCCCCACGCCGTCAGCGCCCGTGCCCCTGACGGAGCCGGCTGCACAGCCTGGGGAGGGGCACGCAGCCCCCGCCACTGTGGTGGAG AACCCCCTCCCGGAGACAGACTCTCAGCCCATTCCTCCCTCTGGTGGCCCCTTTAGTGAG CCACCGTTCCACAACGGCGAGTCCGAGGAGAGCCACGAGCAGTTCCTGAAGGCGCTGCAGAACGCCGTCACCACCTTCGTGAACCGCATGAAGAGTAACCACATGCGGGGCCGCAGCATCACCAACGACTCGGCGGTGCTCTCGCTCTTCCAGTCCATCAATGGCATGCACCCGCAGCTGCTGGAGCTGCTCAACCAGCTGGACGAGCGCAGGC TGTACTATGAGGGGCTGCAGGACAAGCTGGCACAGATCCGTGATGCCCGGGGGGCGCTGAGTGCCCTGCGCGAAGAGCACCGGGAGAAGCTTCGCCGGGCAGCCGAGGAGGCAGAGCGCCAGCGCCAGATCCAGCTAGCCCAGAAGCTGGAGATAATGCGGCAGAAGAAGCAG GAGTACCTGGAGGTGCAGAGGCAGCTGGCCATCCAGCGCCTGCAGGAGCAGGAGAAGGAGCGGCAGCTGCGGCTGGAGCAGCAGAAGCAGACGGTCCAGATGCGTGCGCAGATGCCCGCCTTTCCCCTGCCCTACGCCCAG CTCCAGGCCATGCCCGCGGCCGGAGGCGTGCTCTACCAGCCCTCGGGACCAGCCAGCTTCCCCAGCACCTTCAGCCCCGCTGGCTCGGTGGAGGGCTCCCCCATGCATGGCGTGTACATGAGCCAGCCGGCCCCTGCCGCAGGCCCCTACACCAGCATGCCGGGCACCGCAGCTG ATCCCAGCATGGTGAGCGCCTACATGTACCCAGCAGGGGCCACTGGGGCGCAGGCGGCTCCCCAGGCCCAGGCCGGACCCACCGCCAGCCCCGCCTACTCGTCCTACCAGCCTACTCCCACAGCGGGCTACCAG AACGTGGCCTCCCAGGCCCCGCAGAGCCTCCCGACCATCTCTCAGCCTCCGCAGTCCAGCACCATGGGCTACATGGGGAGCCAGTCGGTCTCCATGGGCTACCAGCCTTACAACATGCAG AATCTCATGACCACCCTCCCGAGCCAGGACGCGTCTCTGCCACCCCAGCAGCCCTACATCGCGGGGCAGCAGCCCATGTACCAGCAG ATGGCATCCTCTGGCGGTCCCCCCCAGCAGCAGCCCCCTGTGGCCCAGCAGCCGCAGGCGCAGGGGCCGCCGGCACAGGGCAGCGAGGCCCAGCTCATCTCATTCGACTGA